Proteins from a single region of Macrotis lagotis isolate mMagLag1 chromosome 2, bilby.v1.9.chrom.fasta, whole genome shotgun sequence:
- the TMBIM6 gene encoding bax inhibitor 1, with protein MNMFDRKINFDALLKFSHITPSTQQHLKKVYASFALCMFVAAAGAYVHVVTHFIQAGLLSALGSLGLMIWLMATPHSHETEQKRLGLLTGFAFLTGVGLGPALDLCIAVNPSIIPTSFLGTAMIFSCFTLSALYARRRSYLFLGGILMSAMSLMLFSSLGNLFFGSFWLFQANLYVGLVVMCGFVLFDTQLIIEKAENGDKDYIWHCVDLFLDFVTLFRKLMMILAMNEKDKKKEKK; from the exons ATGAACATGTTTGATCGGAAGATCAACTTTGATGCGCTCTTAAAATTTTCCCACAT cACACCTTCTACACAGCAGCACCTGAAGAAGGTCTATGCCAGCTTTGCTCTCTGCATGTTTGTGGCAGCTGCAGGAGCCTATGTCCATGTGGTCACCCATTTCATTCAG GCTGGCTTGCTTTCAGCCTTGGGTTCTTTGGGATTGATGATATGGCTGATGGCAACACCACACAGTCATGAAACTGAGCAGAAGAGATTAGGCCTTCTGACTGGATTTGCTTTCCTTACAG gagttgGTTTGGGCCCTGCCTTGGACTTATGCATTGCTGTCAACCCCAG CATCATTCCTACCTCCTTCCTTGGCACAGCAATGATTTTCAGCTGCTTCACCTTGAGTGCACTTTATGCTAGGCGTCGCAGCTACCTCTTTCTAGGAG GTATTTTGATGTCGGCTATGAGCCTGATGCTGTTTTCCTCCCTTGGGAACCTCTTCTTTGGATCTTTTTGGCTCTTCCAG GCGAATCTGTATGTGGGATTGGTGGTCATGTGTGGCTTTGTCCTTTTTGATACTCAACTTATAATTGAAAAAGCTGAGAATGGAGATAAGGATTACATCTG GCACTGTGTTGACCTCTTCCTGGATTTTGTCACCCTGTTCCGGAAACTCATGATGATCCTAGCAATGAATGAAAAG gacaagaagaaagaaaagaagtaa